In Blastopirellula sediminis, the following proteins share a genomic window:
- a CDS encoding methyl-accepting chemotaxis protein has protein sequence MASAVLEKPKTEKKTSSAAALRQELESLKAQVAAIGKSQAVIEFELDGTIVSANDNFLSAVGYSLDEIRGHHHRMFVPADVARSVEYQQFWDRLKKGQYDAGEYKRIGKGGKELWIQASYNPILDNAGRPVKVIKYASDITAEKMRNADYSGQIAAISKSQAVIEFNMDGTIIGANENFLTAVGYSLSEIAGKHHRMFVGEQHASSREYKEFWDRLNRGEYDSGEYKRFGKGAKEIWIQASYNPICDLSGKPYKVVKYASDITAQKLESANYSGQIEAIGKSQAVIEFNMDGTIIGANENFLKTLGYTQQEIVGQHHRMFVEGSYARSSEYQDFWNRLNRGQYDSGEYKRIGKGGKEIWIQASYNPIRDLNGNPYKVVKYAIDVTAQKLESANFSGQIEAISKSQAVIEFNMDGTIIGANDNFLAAVGYLRQEIVGQHHRMFVEDDYARSRDYQDFWNRLNRGEYDSGEYKRIGKGGKEIWIQASYNPILDLNGKPYKVVKYASDITQQVNLRHNMAQLIDDVIENANQFSESAGAVSETSQTLAQGAQTQSAAVEEISASTQELITSISGIRDRSSETNRLATETNQIAVEGGHAVTKSGEAMDLIKASSEQISEIIQVISEIASQTNLLALNAAIEAARAGEHGLGFAVVADEVRKLAERSSAAAKEISSLIKESTARVNNGVELSSQAGNALKKIVAAVESTSGKITEIATAADEQMNMANEVYGAIQQVAEVTEEATAASEELAASSEELGAQATALRDLVENFDASGK, from the coding sequence ATGGCCAGCGCAGTTCTCGAAAAGCCGAAAACCGAAAAGAAGACCAGCAGCGCCGCTGCGCTCCGCCAAGAGCTGGAGTCGCTCAAGGCGCAGGTAGCGGCGATCGGCAAATCGCAAGCGGTGATTGAGTTCGAGTTGGACGGCACGATCGTCTCGGCCAACGACAACTTTCTCAGCGCCGTCGGCTATTCGCTCGACGAAATTCGAGGCCATCACCACCGGATGTTCGTTCCGGCCGACGTCGCTCGCAGCGTCGAGTACCAGCAGTTCTGGGATCGGCTGAAGAAAGGGCAATACGACGCCGGCGAATACAAACGGATCGGCAAAGGGGGCAAGGAACTCTGGATTCAGGCTTCCTACAACCCGATTCTGGATAATGCTGGTCGTCCGGTGAAAGTGATCAAGTACGCGTCGGACATTACCGCCGAGAAGATGCGCAACGCCGACTATTCGGGCCAGATCGCCGCGATCAGCAAGTCGCAAGCGGTGATCGAGTTCAATATGGACGGCACGATCATCGGCGCCAACGAAAACTTCCTGACCGCCGTCGGCTATTCCCTCAGCGAAATCGCAGGGAAGCACCATCGGATGTTCGTCGGAGAGCAACACGCAAGCAGCCGCGAATATAAGGAATTCTGGGACCGTCTGAACCGTGGCGAATATGATTCGGGCGAATACAAACGCTTCGGCAAGGGCGCCAAGGAAATCTGGATTCAGGCTTCCTACAACCCGATCTGCGATCTGAGCGGCAAGCCGTACAAGGTGGTTAAGTACGCTTCGGACATCACCGCCCAGAAGTTGGAAAGCGCCAACTACTCGGGGCAGATCGAAGCGATCGGCAAGTCGCAAGCGGTGATCGAGTTCAATATGGACGGCACGATCATCGGCGCCAATGAGAACTTTTTGAAGACTCTCGGTTACACCCAGCAGGAAATCGTCGGCCAGCATCACCGGATGTTCGTCGAAGGAAGCTACGCTCGCAGCAGCGAATACCAGGACTTCTGGAATCGGCTGAACCGCGGCCAGTACGACTCGGGCGAATACAAACGAATCGGCAAAGGAGGCAAGGAAATCTGGATTCAGGCTTCCTATAACCCGATCCGCGATTTGAACGGCAATCCGTACAAGGTGGTCAAGTACGCGATCGACGTCACCGCTCAGAAGTTGGAAAGCGCCAACTTTTCCGGGCAGATTGAAGCGATCAGCAAGTCGCAAGCGGTGATCGAGTTCAACATGGACGGCACGATCATCGGCGCCAACGACAACTTCCTGGCCGCCGTCGGCTACTTGCGTCAGGAAATCGTCGGCCAGCATCATCGGATGTTCGTCGAAGACGACTACGCCCGCAGCCGTGACTACCAGGACTTCTGGAATCGGCTGAACCGCGGCGAATACGATTCGGGCGAATACAAGCGAATCGGCAAGGGGGGCAAGGAGATCTGGATTCAGGCCTCCTACAATCCGATTCTTGATTTGAACGGCAAGCCGTACAAAGTGGTCAAGTACGCCAGCGACATTACGCAGCAGGTCAACTTGCGTCACAACATGGCTCAGCTGATTGACGACGTTATCGAGAACGCGAACCAGTTCTCGGAAAGCGCCGGCGCCGTCAGCGAAACGTCGCAAACGCTCGCTCAGGGCGCCCAGACGCAAAGCGCCGCCGTCGAAGAGATCAGCGCTTCGACGCAGGAATTGATCACGTCGATCAGCGGCATCCGCGATCGCTCGTCGGAAACGAATCGCCTGGCGACGGAAACCAATCAAATCGCCGTCGAAGGGGGCCACGCGGTCACCAAGTCGGGCGAAGCGATGGACCTGATCAAGGCTTCGTCAGAACAGATCAGCGAAATTATTCAGGTGATTTCCGAGATCGCCAGCCAGACCAACTTGCTCGCCCTCAATGCGGCGATCGAAGCGGCTCGCGCCGGCGAACATGGCCTCGGCTTCGCGGTCGTCGCCGACGAAGTTCGCAAGCTGGCCGAACGTTCGAGCGCTGCGGCGAAGGAAATCTCGTCGCTGATCAAAGAGTCGACCGCCCGTGTGAACAACGGCGTCGAACTGAGCTCGCAAGCCGGCAATGCGCTGAAGAAGATCGTCGCCGCGGTCGAATCGACCTCGGGTAAGATCACCGAGATCGCGACGGCCGCCGATGAGCAGATGAACATGGCGAACGAAGTTTACGGCGCCATTCAACAAGTGGCCGAAGTGACCGAAGAAGCGACGGCCGCCAGCGAAGAGTTGGCCGCAAGCTCCGAAGAGTTGGGCGCCCAAGCGACGGCCCTGCGCGATTTGGTCGAAAACTTCGACGCGTCCGGCAAATAA
- a CDS encoding TadE/TadG family type IV pilus assembly protein: MSHNSRQFAICRLAERCREGLRRCLGGESNCRQTQPTPQRIRPTKRSRIAQRTGAAMIEFAFAGPILFMFILACVEFGRLTMIRHTADNAAYEAARYAMVPGATAQEAIERATNLLATVGARNVEVGVDPEILLPETEVITVTVRVPIAGNSWIAPKYFEDYAIEASSHLATERYNPE; encoded by the coding sequence ATGTCGCACAACAGCCGTCAATTCGCCATTTGCCGCTTGGCCGAACGTTGCCGCGAAGGTTTGCGTCGTTGCCTGGGAGGCGAGTCGAACTGCCGTCAGACGCAGCCGACGCCGCAGCGAATTCGCCCGACCAAACGTAGTCGCATCGCGCAGCGCACCGGCGCCGCGATGATCGAGTTCGCATTCGCCGGACCGATTCTGTTCATGTTTATTCTCGCCTGCGTCGAGTTTGGGCGATTGACGATGATTCGTCACACGGCCGACAACGCGGCGTACGAAGCGGCCCGCTATGCGATGGTTCCTGGCGCGACCGCGCAGGAAGCGATCGAGAGAGCGACGAATCTGTTGGCGACTGTCGGCGCTCGCAACGTTGAAGTCGGGGTCGATCCGGAAATCCTTTTGCCGGAAACGGAAGTGATCACCGTGACCGTTCGCGTGCCGATCGCTGGCAACAGCTGGATTGCGCCGAAATACTTTGAAGACTATGCGATCGAAGCCAGTTCGCACTTGGCGACCGAACGCTATAACCCCGAATAG
- a CDS encoding UDP-2,3-diacylglucosamine diphosphatase, translating into MIRQAMKKNRVRTLFISDVHLGCRYARVEPLLDLLNRHDPEYVYIVGDFIDGWRLRKRWHWEPIYNAILSRLFEMSEAGSKIRYAPGNHDDFLRDIRFNFGFIEIADEFIHNCPDGRRFLVTHGDKFDQVETKAKWLSVLGSFAYDSLCWFNQLVNTWRRHFKMRGLPLAAMVKKRVKAAVTFVSDFETNLVNHARDLNCQGVVCGHIHTPAMDQRGDVIYCNTGDWIENATALLEYEDGRLEIVDMQHEETAVSIEDSSEFVLKQGEILRNMLIGSSGPATASI; encoded by the coding sequence GTGATTCGCCAAGCTATGAAGAAAAACCGCGTTCGCACGCTATTCATCAGCGACGTTCACCTGGGTTGCCGTTACGCTCGCGTCGAGCCGCTGCTCGATTTGCTGAACCGGCACGATCCTGAATACGTTTACATCGTCGGCGACTTTATCGACGGCTGGCGACTGAGAAAACGTTGGCATTGGGAGCCGATCTACAACGCGATCTTGAGTCGCTTGTTCGAGATGTCGGAGGCAGGCTCCAAGATCCGCTACGCCCCCGGCAATCATGACGACTTCTTACGTGACATCCGTTTCAATTTCGGATTCATCGAAATCGCTGACGAATTCATCCACAACTGTCCCGACGGCCGCCGCTTTCTGGTGACCCACGGCGACAAATTTGACCAGGTTGAAACGAAAGCGAAGTGGCTCTCGGTACTTGGTTCGTTCGCTTACGATTCGCTCTGCTGGTTCAACCAACTGGTCAACACCTGGCGACGACACTTCAAAATGCGGGGACTGCCGCTGGCCGCGATGGTCAAAAAGCGGGTCAAAGCGGCCGTCACCTTCGTCAGCGATTTTGAAACCAACCTGGTTAACCATGCCCGCGATCTCAACTGCCAGGGGGTCGTATGCGGCCATATTCATACGCCGGCGATGGATCAGCGCGGCGACGTGATCTACTGCAACACCGGCGACTGGATCGAAAACGCCACCGCCCTGCTTGAGTATGAAGACGGGCGGCTCGAAATTGTCGATATGCAGCACGAAGAGACCGCCGTTTCGATCGAAGACTCCTCGGAGTTCGTATTGAAACAAGGGGAGATCCTTCGCAACATGTTGATCGGCTCCAGCGGGCCGGCGACCGCCAGCATTTAA
- a CDS encoding glycosyltransferase family protein: MAKIFYSMSGEGRGHAARVRTMVERLRPEHEMVLLAPDQAYDFLAPIYNNNAETPNVEVRRIPGLRFYYTRGRLDLSKSICCGFGFLAKLNGFAREMAETIRREEPNLVITDFEPILPKAASKTGVPVVSLNHQDFLLAYDLSTLPKTLQWYAWMMSFVVKAHHVDHAETIVSSFFTSPLRPGWENVTQVGPLLRKELEEAKTSEGGYILSYVRRSMPPQAIELLKTCDREVRVYGLGKQPDQGNLRFFDISEDGFVRDLAGCDAMIGAAGNQSLGEAIYLGKPVLALPEESHHEQMINSHFLRQMGVGDWSTIESFSKKHLASFMERLSQFRANLATFRGQINGNPTALAAIQRHLPA, encoded by the coding sequence GTGGCGAAAATCTTCTACAGTATGTCGGGCGAAGGACGCGGGCACGCGGCTCGAGTTCGCACCATGGTCGAACGGCTTCGACCGGAACACGAAATGGTGCTGCTCGCTCCGGATCAGGCCTACGACTTCCTCGCGCCGATCTATAACAACAACGCCGAGACGCCCAACGTCGAAGTGCGTCGCATTCCGGGTCTGCGTTTCTACTACACGCGGGGTCGCTTGGACCTGTCGAAGTCGATCTGTTGCGGTTTCGGCTTTTTGGCCAAGCTGAACGGCTTCGCTCGTGAAATGGCCGAAACGATTCGTCGCGAAGAGCCGAATCTGGTCATCACCGACTTCGAGCCGATTCTGCCGAAAGCGGCCAGCAAGACCGGCGTGCCGGTGGTTAGCCTGAATCACCAAGACTTTTTGCTCGCCTACGACCTCTCGACGTTGCCCAAGACGTTGCAGTGGTACGCCTGGATGATGAGCTTCGTCGTCAAGGCGCACCATGTCGACCACGCCGAAACGATCGTCTCGTCGTTCTTCACCTCGCCGCTGCGTCCCGGCTGGGAAAACGTCACCCAGGTTGGTCCCCTGCTCCGCAAGGAACTGGAAGAGGCGAAGACTTCCGAAGGAGGCTACATCCTGTCGTACGTCCGTCGCTCGATGCCGCCGCAAGCGATCGAACTGTTGAAGACGTGCGACCGCGAAGTGCGAGTTTACGGCTTAGGCAAACAGCCGGATCAGGGCAATCTACGGTTCTTCGACATCAGCGAAGATGGCTTCGTGCGTGACCTGGCCGGCTGCGATGCGATGATCGGCGCCGCCGGAAATCAATCGCTCGGCGAAGCGATCTATCTCGGCAAACCGGTCCTGGCATTGCCAGAAGAATCGCACCACGAACAGATGATCAACTCCCACTTCCTGCGTCAGATGGGAGTCGGCGATTGGTCGACGATTGAGAGCTTCTCGAAAAAGCATCTCGCCAGCTTCATGGAACGTCTGTCGCAGTTCCGTGCGAACCTGGCCACGTTCCGCGGTCAGATCAACGGCAACCCGACCGCCCTGGCGGCGATCCAACGCCACCTGCCGGCTTAG
- a CDS encoding DUF1501 domain-containing protein: MHEFQSLQTRRQWLARCGGGAGLLGLATLLQDEGLLAADAGASLNPLAPKQSHFPAKAKRVIWIFVNGGPSQVDTWDYKPGLDKWEGKSLKEFDGTFENTTGFFQHQVGKLMPSPFKFTPRGECGKMVSEIFPKLGEHVDKMAFIHSGFTESNNHSPALFMMNTGMPRMGFPGVGSWVTYGLGSENLDLPGFVVMSDPLNRGLPKGSAANWGAAFLPGVYQGTHLRPSGPPIDNLSRPAALTDVGQRAQLDLLKQLNQQHYAGHQAESELAARIESFELAYRMQSAAPEAIDISQEPESITKLYGVDEKNCGHFAKQCLVARRMIERGVRFVQIYSGGMENQRSWDGHIDIKGNHSQFAGETDQPVAALLTDLAQRGLLDETLVIWCGEFGRLPIAQTGEKPGRDHNPHCFSAWMAGGGVKGGVTYGESDEVGYKALVDKVHVNDLHATILHLLGIDHEKLTYKYNGRRFRLTDVAGEVLHPIVA, from the coding sequence ATGCACGAATTTCAATCGCTGCAAACGCGTCGCCAATGGTTGGCCCGCTGCGGCGGTGGCGCCGGGCTTTTGGGGTTGGCGACCCTTCTGCAGGACGAAGGCTTGTTGGCGGCCGACGCGGGAGCGTCGCTCAATCCGCTTGCGCCGAAACAGTCTCATTTTCCGGCTAAAGCGAAGCGAGTAATTTGGATCTTCGTCAACGGCGGACCGAGTCAGGTCGATACGTGGGACTACAAGCCAGGGCTCGACAAATGGGAAGGGAAGTCGCTGAAGGAATTCGACGGTACGTTTGAAAACACGACCGGCTTCTTTCAGCACCAGGTCGGCAAGCTGATGCCGTCGCCGTTCAAGTTCACGCCGCGCGGCGAGTGCGGCAAGATGGTTTCGGAAATCTTCCCGAAGCTTGGCGAACATGTCGACAAGATGGCGTTCATTCACTCGGGCTTTACTGAATCGAATAACCATAGCCCGGCCCTCTTTATGATGAACACCGGGATGCCGCGCATGGGTTTCCCCGGCGTCGGTTCGTGGGTCACTTATGGACTGGGAAGCGAGAATCTCGACTTGCCAGGTTTCGTCGTGATGAGCGATCCGCTTAACCGCGGTTTGCCCAAAGGAAGCGCCGCCAACTGGGGAGCGGCGTTCCTGCCCGGCGTCTATCAGGGAACGCATCTCCGACCTAGCGGCCCGCCGATCGATAATCTGTCGCGTCCCGCGGCGTTGACCGACGTTGGTCAGCGAGCCCAACTCGACTTGCTGAAGCAGCTGAATCAACAGCATTACGCCGGACACCAGGCCGAAAGCGAATTAGCGGCGCGGATCGAGAGTTTTGAACTCGCCTATCGGATGCAATCGGCGGCGCCAGAAGCGATCGACATTTCGCAAGAGCCGGAGAGCATCACAAAGTTGTACGGAGTTGATGAAAAGAACTGCGGTCACTTCGCCAAACAGTGCCTGGTCGCGCGGCGGATGATCGAACGAGGCGTTCGCTTCGTGCAGATCTATTCTGGCGGGATGGAAAACCAACGGAGCTGGGACGGCCATATCGACATCAAAGGGAACCATAGTCAGTTCGCCGGCGAAACCGATCAGCCGGTAGCCGCGCTACTGACCGATCTAGCGCAGCGCGGGCTATTGGACGAGACGCTGGTGATCTGGTGCGGCGAGTTCGGGCGACTGCCGATCGCGCAAACCGGCGAAAAGCCGGGACGCGATCATAATCCGCACTGCTTCAGCGCCTGGATGGCCGGCGGCGGCGTCAAAGGAGGCGTTACTTACGGCGAATCGGACGAAGTCGGCTACAAGGCGCTGGTCGACAAGGTCCACGTCAACGATCTCCACGCGACGATCCTGCATCTCTTGGGGATCGATCACGAGAAGCTGACCTACAAATACAACGGGCGCCGCTTCCGTCTGACCGACGTAGCCGGGGAAGTGCTGCACCCGATAGTCGCCTAA
- a CDS encoding vWA domain-containing protein, producing MLTRKKRNANRRRGAILILVAVLLPVILWMAAFCVDVAYMQLTRTELRIATDAAARAGARTLSLEQDASLAHAAAIEYAAKNNVAGNTLTLADSDVEIGLSVRVDDEGRFEFSDGGTLLNSVHVTGRRTLDSPDGAVRLYLTPIFGHEFFQPATDATASQIDRDIALVVDRSGSMTFKLSESKYQPGWKNNDPVPAGARWWALVDSVDGFLNELGSTPQLELVSLSSYNSSATIDQNLTDNYSKITQAIEKYSKKYPDGSTNITAGMDKGIQTLQNKTYARPYASKTMVVMTDGNHNFGSSPTTAAYDAADADIVVHTITYGGDANEYLMREVARIGGGQHWHAPTEADLEEVFREIARNAPTLLTY from the coding sequence ATGCTTACTCGCAAAAAACGAAACGCGAATCGTCGCCGCGGCGCCATCCTGATTCTGGTGGCGGTCTTGCTGCCGGTCATCCTCTGGATGGCGGCCTTTTGCGTCGACGTCGCTTACATGCAACTGACTCGCACCGAACTGCGAATCGCAACCGACGCCGCGGCCCGAGCCGGCGCACGAACGTTGAGCTTGGAACAAGACGCGAGCTTGGCGCATGCCGCTGCAATCGAATACGCCGCCAAGAACAACGTCGCCGGCAATACGCTGACGCTGGCCGACAGCGATGTGGAAATCGGGTTGTCGGTTCGGGTCGACGACGAAGGACGCTTCGAGTTTTCCGACGGCGGTACGCTGTTGAATTCGGTTCACGTGACCGGTCGGCGAACTCTCGATTCGCCAGACGGCGCCGTGCGACTCTATTTGACGCCGATTTTCGGTCATGAGTTCTTCCAGCCGGCCACCGACGCGACTGCGTCGCAGATTGACCGCGACATCGCCCTAGTGGTCGACCGCAGCGGCTCGATGACGTTCAAGCTCAGTGAATCGAAGTACCAGCCAGGCTGGAAGAACAATGATCCGGTGCCGGCCGGCGCTCGCTGGTGGGCGTTGGTCGATTCGGTCGACGGCTTTTTGAACGAATTGGGATCGACGCCGCAGCTCGAGCTCGTTTCGCTGTCGTCCTACAACAGCAGCGCGACGATCGATCAAAACCTGACCGACAATTATAGCAAGATCACGCAAGCGATCGAGAAATACTCGAAGAAGTATCCGGACGGTTCGACGAATATCACCGCCGGTATGGATAAGGGAATTCAGACGCTGCAGAACAAAACGTACGCGCGTCCTTACGCCTCGAAAACGATGGTGGTGATGACCGACGGAAATCACAACTTCGGCAGCAGCCCGACGACCGCCGCGTACGATGCGGCTGACGCTGATATCGTCGTGCACACCATCACCTACGGCGGCGACGCGAATGAGTACTTGATGCGGGAAGTCGCCAGAATCGGCGGCGGCCAACATTGGCATGCGCCTACCGAAGCCGATTTGGAAGAGGTCTTTCGCGAGATTGCCCGCAACGCACCTACATTGTTGACGTACTAA
- a CDS encoding 3'-5' exoribonuclease YhaM family protein has translation MARREIANLGENETIDEIYLVSNKQLRPNRQGNLYLQMQISDKSGQVNGMMWNANDHVYRKFEDGDYVRVQGTSQFYNGAMQIIVTGLDRVDPKEVDESHFVQLGGAEIDRLRGELAAMLRGMKNPHLRNLAECFLIDEEFMQRFCRAPAGVKNHHAYHGGLLEHVVNLMKVTQAIVPFYPQIDADLLLIGAFTHDLGKIDELSYDKGFAYTDEGQLIGHLVMGVGLIDQKAAEAEKLGGEAIPQELVLRVKHMVVSHHGKLEFGSPKVPMTLEALALNYLDTLDAHVISYGQLIQEDVNTDSAWTIFHPSIGRKLYKGEPRS, from the coding sequence ATGGCGCGACGCGAAATTGCCAATCTCGGCGAAAATGAAACGATCGACGAGATCTATCTCGTTTCCAATAAACAGCTTCGCCCCAATCGCCAAGGTAATCTCTATCTGCAAATGCAGATCAGCGACAAGTCGGGCCAGGTCAACGGCATGATGTGGAACGCCAATGACCACGTCTACCGCAAGTTTGAGGACGGCGATTACGTCCGCGTGCAAGGTACGTCGCAGTTCTATAACGGCGCGATGCAGATCATCGTCACCGGCTTGGATCGGGTCGATCCCAAGGAAGTCGACGAATCTCACTTCGTACAGCTCGGCGGCGCCGAAATCGATCGACTCCGCGGCGAACTGGCGGCAATGTTGCGGGGAATGAAGAATCCGCACCTGCGCAACCTGGCCGAATGCTTCCTGATCGACGAAGAGTTCATGCAGCGGTTTTGCCGCGCTCCGGCCGGCGTCAAAAACCATCACGCCTATCACGGCGGCCTGCTGGAACATGTGGTCAACCTGATGAAGGTGACCCAGGCCATCGTGCCGTTTTATCCGCAGATCGACGCCGACCTGCTGTTGATCGGCGCCTTTACGCACGATCTCGGCAAGATCGACGAACTCTCCTACGACAAGGGCTTCGCCTATACCGACGAAGGCCAGCTGATTGGTCACTTGGTGATGGGGGTCGGCCTGATCGACCAGAAAGCGGCCGAAGCCGAAAAGCTTGGAGGCGAAGCGATTCCGCAAGAGTTGGTCCTGCGGGTGAAGCACATGGTGGTCAGCCATCATGGCAAGCTGGAGTTCGGCAGTCCGAAAGTGCCGATGACGCTGGAAGCTTTGGCGCTGAACTACCTCGACACGCTTGACGCCCACGTCATCAGCTACGGCCAGTTGATCCAGGAAGACGTCAACACCGACAGCGCCTGGACGATCTTCCATCCGTCGATCGGCCGCAAGCTGTACAAAGGAGAGCCGCGGAGCTAA
- a CDS encoding PSD1 and planctomycete cytochrome C domain-containing protein, which produces MLLPASTSRCALWILLASLCSVSGGLLIAEETAPPAAVSPNHAEEMKAGLALFKASVGQTLTASCLNCHGGESVKADFDLSTREKLLASGYVEPGDSAESYLMGLLRHDVEPHMPLRADKLSDEAIAAVAKWIDLGAPYDKPLAGGETPAEDKGGKASDFWSLQPLATIAPPAASSAWVKSPIDQFVFEKLNAQGITPNAKADRRTLIRRAYFDLIGLPPTPEEVAAFVADEDPLAYDKLVDRLLASPQYGERWARHWMDVARFAESFGYEQDTDRPHAYHYRDFLIQAFNDDLPYDKFVAWQLAGDEIDPKNPLAQMATGFLGAGAFPTQLTEAEFEPARYDELDDIVATTGTAFLGLTIGCARCHDHKFDPISSSDYYRMASTFTTTIRSLAEIDVPTDAEEKPVTVQVNTEGGKKIPHLADGRGFPHFYTSTHYLTRGDVAQKGEVAEFGFPTVLTHGRQHDYWEADEIPSESALSYRRTALANWITDTDAGAGGLLARVIVNRLWHHHFGRGIVSTPSDFGVQGDAPSHPELLEWLAVDLVHNGWQLKRMHKQIMTSQTYMQSTAATPEQLAADPKNTLLWRHSPRRLEAEAVRDAMLSVSGQLDPKMFGPGTLNEGMKRRSIYFFIKRSKLIPTMMLFDWPEHLVSIGSRSETTTAPQALSIMNSPHTRSYAESFAASLPSGSVEERIAAAYQKAVQRNPTEQELKTAVAFVAAQTERDGAGGEKGALVDLCQALFGLNEFIYID; this is translated from the coding sequence ATGCTTCTGCCTGCCTCGACTTCTCGCTGTGCGCTCTGGATCTTGTTGGCGTCGCTTTGTTCGGTCAGCGGCGGGCTGCTGATTGCCGAAGAGACGGCTCCGCCTGCAGCGGTCTCCCCCAACCACGCCGAAGAGATGAAAGCCGGTCTCGCGCTGTTTAAAGCGAGCGTCGGGCAAACGTTGACTGCGAGTTGCTTGAACTGCCATGGGGGCGAAAGCGTAAAAGCCGACTTTGATCTTTCGACTCGCGAGAAGTTGCTCGCCTCGGGATACGTCGAACCGGGCGACTCCGCCGAAAGCTACTTGATGGGGCTATTGCGTCACGATGTAGAACCGCACATGCCGCTTCGCGCCGACAAGCTTTCGGACGAAGCGATCGCCGCAGTCGCGAAGTGGATTGACTTGGGGGCGCCTTACGACAAACCGCTCGCCGGCGGCGAAACGCCAGCTGAAGACAAAGGAGGAAAGGCGAGCGACTTTTGGTCGCTACAGCCGCTCGCTACGATCGCTCCTCCGGCGGCGAGTTCCGCTTGGGTGAAGTCGCCGATCGATCAATTCGTTTTCGAGAAGTTGAACGCGCAAGGGATCACGCCGAATGCGAAGGCCGATCGCCGCACGCTTATTCGCCGCGCCTATTTTGATCTGATTGGTCTACCGCCGACGCCGGAAGAAGTCGCCGCGTTTGTAGCGGACGAAGACCCGCTGGCGTATGACAAGTTGGTCGATCGCTTGCTCGCGTCGCCCCAATACGGCGAACGTTGGGCGCGGCATTGGATGGACGTGGCTCGCTTCGCCGAATCGTTTGGCTATGAGCAAGACACCGATCGTCCCCATGCTTATCACTATCGCGATTTTCTGATTCAAGCGTTCAATGACGATTTGCCCTACGACAAGTTCGTGGCGTGGCAGTTGGCGGGCGATGAAATCGATCCGAAGAATCCGCTGGCGCAGATGGCGACCGGGTTTCTCGGTGCCGGCGCTTTTCCAACGCAGTTGACCGAAGCGGAATTCGAGCCGGCCCGTTATGACGAGTTGGACGATATCGTCGCGACGACCGGAACCGCGTTTCTCGGTTTGACGATCGGCTGCGCTCGTTGCCACGATCACAAATTCGATCCAATTTCTTCCAGCGACTATTACCGGATGGCGTCGACCTTTACGACGACGATTCGCAGCCTGGCCGAGATCGACGTGCCGACCGACGCGGAAGAGAAGCCGGTCACCGTGCAGGTGAACACCGAAGGAGGCAAGAAGATTCCGCACCTGGCGGATGGTCGCGGTTTCCCTCACTTTTACACATCGACCCATTACTTGACTCGCGGCGACGTCGCGCAAAAGGGAGAAGTGGCCGAGTTCGGCTTTCCGACGGTGCTGACGCATGGTCGCCAACACGACTATTGGGAAGCGGACGAGATCCCCAGCGAGTCGGCTCTTAGCTACCGACGTACCGCGCTGGCGAACTGGATTACCGATACCGATGCCGGCGCCGGCGGCTTGCTCGCACGCGTGATCGTCAATCGACTTTGGCATCATCATTTCGGTCGCGGCATCGTCTCGACGCCAAGCGACTTTGGCGTCCAAGGAGACGCGCCGAGCCATCCGGAACTGCTTGAATGGTTGGCGGTCGACCTGGTTCACAACGGCTGGCAACTCAAGCGGATGCACAAGCAGATCATGACCAGCCAGACCTACATGCAATCGACGGCGGCGACGCCGGAGCAACTGGCGGCCGATCCGAAGAACACGCTTCTCTGGCGGCACTCGCCGCGGAGGCTTGAAGCGGAAGCGGTTCGCGACGCGATGTTGTCGGTCTCGGGGCAATTGGATCCGAAGATGTTCGGGCCTGGAACGCTCAACGAGGGAATGAAACGCCGCAGCATCTATTTCTTCATCAAACGCAGCAAGCTAATTCCGACCATGATGCTGTTCGACTGGCCGGAGCACTTGGTCAGCATCGGCAGTCGTAGCGAAACGACGACGGCGCCTCAGGCTCTGTCGATCATGAATAGCCCGCACACACGTAGTTACGCCGAAAGCTTCGCCGCATCGCTACCGAGCGGTTCCGTCGAAGAGCGGATCGCCGCCGCCTATCAGAAAGCGGTGCAGCGCAATCCAACGGAACAAGAGCTGAAAACGGCCGTCGCGTTCGTCGCCGCTCAAACTGAGCGGGATGGCGCCGGTGGAGAGAAAGGGGCGCTGGTCGACTTGTGTCAGGCGCTATTCGGACTCAACGAATTCATTTACATCGACTAA